The DNA region ttttgaattttttaggtCATAGGTAAAAATTTTACATTGTTGtcttataaataagtatataataatttatatattaacaaACTTGCTccgactttttattttataatacaaTCGAAAAggttttttcatatataataaattagaaATCATAATTAATAAGAGTTAAGACTAAAATGTGAATAACATTATAAAAACAAGCTAAGAAACTCAAGAACAAATTGGCTAGTAGCATGGAAGGGCAAAAAAATAGAGAAGTAGTTAGAAGAAAGTCGTAATGTATGAAGGTATGATAAGATGACATATACGGAATGATAAGGCTTAGGAGTTGTAAATATATGAATTGTCAGGATGGGTATGGTATACACTTCTTTCTCTTGATCTTTTAGAgccaaaaatcataaatattagGGTTTGGATCAACCACCACCACTAATGTTTCCTAACTAATTCTCATGAATTTTTCTAAGCTAACCATTAGGGGGTGTAAAAGCACTCCCCTCTATATTGAATTGAGGGAGTAGCATGGAAGGGCAAAGAAATGGAAAAGtggaaatatttaaaaacacgcgtgtaaattcaaaattttgcgTTGAAGTATCATAAGATCAGGTCGAGTCACACTACGGCTTCCTTAGCTTGTAAAGTTGGCGAAGACAAAGGGCCTCGCTAGTTTGGTGTGCCCCATGAGTCCGAGTGATTGGGCTTCCTTCACAAAAGCTTTTGAAAGTCGATACCTTTGCATGACCTAAGCCAGTTTGGATCCCCTTTGCTTCTTTGATTCTTTTTTACTTTTCAACCTTAGGCTTGGCTCGAACCTTCTTTAACTCATAGTTTAGCTTCATGGCCCATTGGGTTTAGTACCTCCCCAAAATTCTTCGTTCTTTGAGGTTTGAGTCCTCGGCGGTAGTATTGGtgttattttcctttaaagTCTTGCAAAACACATATAAACGAGCACTACACATAAATCGTGAGATACACCGAAGATATTAGAACAATAAACTCTTTAGGACCAAAAATAGGGGAAATTTACCATTAAAATAAGACATAAAATGAGTTGTTCATCTAATTCTACCCATAATTGAAtctaaatacaaattaaaagtgaatgATGAATAGCGtctaaaaaccaaataaaagatGCATTCGTCTAAAATGAGTTGTTCATCTTTTCTCTTCGCTTCAAAAGATGACCATGGTTGTTGTTAAAAGGCATATTTTATTATAGTATttacaattacaattaaattgGTTGGTTTCTTGAATAACCTTGCTACACTTTATGGCTTAACATATAATGTTTCCATGCTTTACTTTAATGTTACTACCTACTATTATCTATATATCTTCACCCCTTGCATGTTTCACATATTTGTAATATATTCACATTCTatattctaatatttttatacGTATTGTTGTTAGtagaagtaaaaaaaataaataaataaaaaataaaaaaaaagcattatGAAATTAGTGTAACTTTGGGGTATTTCACCCACTTTAATTTATTGGTTACACTTTAATTTATTGGTTACTctttgattaaaattgttagTGTTTTCGGTAAAAATATAACTAACAAACTAAAACGAAGAGTACTAGTGTGTTACTATGAACTTTAGTAATTTAAAAACTTATACTCCTTACGATccgtttcttttcaaatgtcccatttgatttttggaCGCTATTCATtatttactcttaatttttattttatttttaatttataagttaaaacatagtcaaatgagatcttgtttgattcatcccaacataaggtttattaatatctaatttttataattttttattatgcactattagagatattaaaggtAGTATTAGTGAATTAGCAAACGTGTCCAAACCAAATAGAACGTTtaaaaagaaacggagggagtatattattaCTTGAACACTTTTGTACTTGTATACTCTACTATTAGTTAATACTACTCTTACTTCTTTGAATTACATCAAAGAGAAATTaggttatttttaagaaaatataataaataaagagagaatgaattatgtggataaaattataagagagttaaaatgtatgaatgagataaaaagaaagtaatggatcattatccaaaaatagaaTGATGTAAATTAAATGGGacgaatcaaaataaaaaattgtgcaAATTCAAtaaaacgaagggagtatattCTTTTGAACTCTATTGTATATGTACCTATGGTCCATATAGTTGTTTATAGTTCAAATTATTGTTCTTTTTACTCTCTTCGTTTCGTTATCTTTCTTATTCGTCTCTCTTATACTTCTTCTCATTGGGATTAgttgttatatttattgttttatattattcaatatattattttgaacttttaatacattaaattatgcattattaaaaattataaaaagttaacatgatataaatatgtatttttaaataagacctcatttgattaaatttgtttaaatatataaagattATAAAGTAAAAATATCAATTGATAATGTAtgattaatttgttttgttgtGAGTTATGACTTATGAGATTTGATTTGTTGGggtttagattattaatattaaacttATGTTATTAAGTTTGTGCAATTAATTTTATATCGACTTCGAAGTATTTAATATATTGGTTGGATGGTTATCATTTCATccaaattttgatatttatttagaGGTGTGGACAATGAATAAAATATGtaattgttcttttttttttttacttaaatttagGTTTTTGATAGTTTTTTTAGAGACATTGATGAGAGGTAGCTCCCAGAAATTTATGGAGTCAAAATGACCCTTGTCTCCATTCAAGAGACTTGATCATCAATCCTATAACGAAACCAAAAACTTATTATTGGAACatagaaatattttatttgtgtaATGGGCCGTTGGCTGAATCGATTACTCAGTGTTGTTGAGAGATTttcatattttcctttttaattcgtCCTTTTTATTCtgctataattttcttttataaaaaatttttcaccaattttttattattcttatcctTACATTTATAGCTCATATTAACATTTATAGCTCATATGAAAAATTATTAGAGCTCTAACAATATAATGttataaaagaattgaaaattttcaagtgtCAGATTATTAGAGCTATGACAAATGAAATAATCTTATTGGTTTCTTAGTGATTACATGGCATATTagtttagaaaataataaaaatttaatcttgGAAAATTCCAAGTGTCAAGTTACTAGAGTTTTGAGAAATAGAATAatcttattgattttttattaattacatggcaaattaattttgaaaagaataaaaatttaaataattataagtttaccatgtgtataatttattaacatatttaaaagctatgttaaaaataataatgtgacATTCAAatactttattaaaatattattatttttaaaatttgaaaaatattaaaagataataaaaagaaattccttttttaaataaatgaaaaaattttacactcaaaattttaacatttaatttctgaaaaaaaattacaaattatacaatttaataaagagatcgaaaaatgataaataacactatttagAGAGTCTTGCCAAATGAATTAATGTAAtaggttagaattgattatgTGAGTCATGCGTTTAATAATAGATgatttttataaaaactaaCAAGGAGACATTCAAATCAAGTTATTTATACTAGCGATTCTTAATGCAATTTATATTAGTGAACATGTAACtaactaatatatttttatgttgtaatAAGAATTGTTAATAGAGACATATAGTGCAATGCATAAATGTAGCATGCATATTGTAGTCGGTTAGTGCCATATATTGTATAATTTAGCAAAATAACATACAATGCAATACATTTAATATTACATATGTACATATTTATTGCTTAATAATGATTATTCAATATTCATACATGCATCATCAACTATATTataattcttattttatttctctATTAGTTgagtgaatttttaaaaatggaaaatatatattctttttgaaacttgaaaataaatacttataatatttttaaatataaattatattaaccCTCAAACTAATAGAAATTCGTGCAATGCACAGACAAATATACTAGTAAAACCCTAATTATGATAATAAGCatgatgaaaataaataattaaacataattaaataagtaattaaaGAACAAGATAAAGATACTTACGAATTAGATTGTAAATAAACATGAATtgcatgcaaaaaaaaaaatgaaagtaaCAATGGAAAACATAAAAACTGTGTTTCTAGACTAAGAACTCGAAACTAGAAAATTAGGGCATAAAAAACTAATTAAGACTTGAAATATGAATTCATACTAAGcctatatataatgtatgattaCTTGCCTACTTGGGGAACACtctaaccaaaaaaataattgaattctcctattaaaataaagataaattgataaaatataatattagttAGTGGAGAAAACACGTGCTGCAGCTTTAGTGCCCACAACGAATTGTAGCTCAAGAGGGGCGATCGTTGCATACATCCTGCGAAAATCGACTTCAAAAACAAAGCAGCGAGTCGTAGCTTTTAGGCGACAATTCGTCGATTTTCTATTGACTAGTGAACTTCAAATAGCTGTCATTTTTTGCCCGATCGTTGGAATCAGACATATGATATACCGTTAGAAAGCTTTTAAAGTCTAGTTTCCAATGCTGCAAATCTAGCATTAATAAAATCtctctatcaaaagttatgatcaAAAGAGTGaatatgtattaaatttcacctcaaaacttttgcattataaacactcttctactcttttgctaattttctttgtaaacCATCTTCAACCGAGCTAAAATCTTCTTAGTAaactccgtcatcattaaaaccaatcaaaaccgcttaaaatcaacatgaataaccaaaatgggtaaagtagcataaatcttcaaataaagcacgaaattactaacaactacatcattaaggagtataaaatgatataaataagtaaaaataattgCACTTTTCACATTGTAAGCTACTTAAAGCAATGTGTCGATTGCTCTGTTTCTCTTAGTTTTCCTTCCCTTATAACTAGATTGCATTAAATTTATCTAGCTTGCATTGTATTCACGATTTTGGAATAGACATAGTTGATTACAAGTTGATTTATCGACGACTTATAGTATTAGATCAATGATGATATATCTAATATCGATTTTGTACCTTAGATTCGGTATAAGATGTTACAGCATTGGAACATCTCAAAAACGAATAGACAATCAAATGCCTAGATTGGTTTTTAATGTCATTGAATTTGAGCTAATCCTTCTGGATTGTTGGCAACTTATAATAAATGTTATCAGTGAGGGTACTGTTAATGAATGATGATATATCTAAAAacgattttttttcataaaatcgGTAAATGCTTTGATTACGATTTTAATAAATGTGTTCAatgatgttgaagtggttttgtACTTAAATTTGGTAAAAGATTTGATAGCATTCGTTCATCTTCTCCCTTCACTTTAAAAGATAATCATTGTTGTTGTTAAGATGTATATAACATTACTTTTTTCATTAAACAAGAAACTGATTAACAATAGTATCATAGCATTTACATATCTGAATCGGTTGATTTCTTGAACAACCTAGCTACGCTCTATGATTGAATATGTAAAGCCTTCAATACTTTTTCATCCCTTAGTTTGTTGTTGATACCAATTACTACATATACATCTTCCATCATTGCATCTTTCACACATAACATtgacattttattattttcattcgTATTATTGTTAATAGAAGTGTATAAAATAGCATTATGAATTTCAAACGTGTAACTTAGGGGATAAAAAACAAACTCAACAAAGTACACAAAGCTACATGACACATCAGATGACATTCATGATCAAAGACTCTTAAGTTGCCGAAGATTCATAGGAGAAATATACTTTGTATCTCCATCAACTAGTTGCTTGGCTAACAATACATTAGCCGCCTCACTTGGGTGGTAAGGATCCCAAAAAACATGTTTATCGCGGTCTTCGCACAGGCTTGAGGTCGGTCCACAAGGAATTATTCCTGCATATTGCCCTCCATTTCCACAACATGCCTTACTCGCGGTGTTAAATCCTATGCATTAAGCAAATAAATTTGAGTTATAAAGTCTTGGAAAAATAACCTAAATGTAATCTCATATTCGAAGAATTAGGGGTGTTTGACTAATATATAAGAGCTTCTCCGCCTATTACctattggttttaggatggaacctcatcGAGTTTATGTGCAGCCAACTCTCCTCTTATACGGGTCATATTTGTGTATAAGCCGTTAACAAATTTATCcgtcaaaattgattttaattggTGCTAAAAGAAAAGTAAGAGATAATAATTTGTGACGATGAATTAATAAAAGTGTACGTAAAACTTAccataatttttgtaattagtGATAAGTTCCATAACAAGATCGTAGACATTTGCATAGATAAAGGTAGATCCAGGAAGATTTTCTCCTAATTGTGTAAGAAGATCCTTGAGTTTGGCATTATATTGACGAGCTAGTTTATCGGCCAAATCCACACATTCATTTTCATTCAATTGATTGATTGTTTTTTGATAAGGAATGCACCCAATTGGACCAACATTTCCAACAACAAATTTTCTAGCATCCAATTCATACATCCTCTgcaacataattaattatagttGATTATTCTCATAGTTAAGAAGCTGttctattaacaataataagaataagaataagaaaaagagaaaaacttACAGTTAGTTGGTTACGGAGATGAGAAATCATGTCATCAGTGAAAGTATCAGGATTAGAAGTGATTCTTGCTCCGATTGATAGGAATGGAAGTAAGTAATTGTTAAGAAAATCATTAGATCCCACTGTTACTGAGAATATTGATTTTTTCTGGATGTATTCTCTTGCTTTTGATGCTCCTAATAATTTATCAAACTCTTTCCTTGTTATGTTGAAGTAATCTACTTGAATGTCCATTCCAAGTCTGTTTACCTACCAAAACAcgataattttcatttattttatttatattaattatttattcttctttattactaatattataattaggaaaatatataataaataatttaagtctAGGATTTAATGAGCTTACAAATATTCTTCCAGTGGCATTCAAAATTCCACCACCTCCTGATGCATAATTCACTCCATAAAATATGGCTTTTCCTGTGGCATTTGGGGCCAGAAATGGAATTGCATAATTTGGTATTCCCAATTCTTCTCCTGCAAAAACCATGAAATTTTTCTACAAATTAAACTTGCAAAAAAAaggaatattaaaattatatacaaaTTTTGATAAGCTACTGAAATTATAAGTTAAGAAATTTACCTACAATATCTCCGATAGTTCTACCATTAGTAAAACGACCTGTTGGATTACCACCAGAAGCCTTAAAATCAATCCCATTAGGAGTCATGTCGGCTTTAGATAAAGTATTCAAATAGTTATTGTTACCCGCATCCACTAAAGAATCACCAAATATAAAAGACGCTCCCAGTAAATTATCATCCGCTGTACTCTTTCTCACCATActaataattactattattattaaacttaaaatcatattcaacccACGAAAATTATCACCATCACAAAATGCCATCACCAACTTAGTTTAAACTTTATTTAAAAGATTGTACTAAAAGAGAAATGACAATAGCAAGAATAGCAAAATCCTATATACTTCACTATATATTCAAAAGGAAGTTGATGAAAACTTGTAAATTTAAGCAAATTTCTAATATTGGTTTGACTTAAGTTTAAAGTATCAAAGATGGTTTGAGAATAAGAGTACATAAAAATAAgcatcatatatatttatatgtatttataagAAGGGGTTCAAGAGGTAGTTAAGCAACCAACAGTTATTGGTGCATAACAATGGAACTCTTTCTACGTGCAATATATAATTCTCTTTTCATTTCAGTGattttgtttcatttgattttttgatactatttaaattttgactcttaatttgaattttatttttaatttatatgttaaaacatagtcaaatggaaTCTTAAttaattcgtcttaatgtaaggATTAtgaatattaactttttataattgttaattatacgctattagagatattaagactttataataattgttttgGTATATGCCTAAACCAAATGAAACAAAGTCACTAAAATAGATGGAGTATATGGACAGTTCATCGGAATATATTACCTAAACTTAGATCAGTAATCAAAATGTGTGCGTCCAGattttcttacaaaaatttttaGAGTGTTGCATGAAAGTGGAGAATTTGTTTTATTGGTGAAACTTAGGTGTTGTTAGGTTAACAGTTAGTCTTATTACACTTCAAGAGGACTTTGTATCCTGTAAAAgctaacaactaaaaaaataaatttttttaccaCTATCTCTTAGAGTCACGTAACTCAAATCTAgcctattaaaaattaatatctatttattatattcttaatgtctatttatactaatcttaatgcttacttactatattcttaatgtatacttttaatatgttaaatgtctacaaaatatataatgaactGACCTAATTAAAATTAGACTCTTAAAAAGACCGTCCCTGCCTTAGATCCGCCCATGTCCACAGTAAGATATCCTTTCCAAAGATGGCATATGTCATCGTTCAGTAAATGGCCCTATTTTTTTTGCAGCAAATCAGTCATCTTCCCCAAATTTCACTCCACCATTTTCAATACCTTTAATAACCATTTTGACTAATCAATCTTCCTCCAAGTTCCAACACTGAAATTTCACatttataaaaccacaaaattaTTTACATCTAAAAAACTTTTCCTTTCAAAAATTCCAAACAAAACCACAAAAATTCattaacttaaataataaatgtaACACAATTTTTGAATCTATTTCTCAAAAAATGTGTTAGATTCAGTAGCTTTTTGTTTCAAACTACActcaactaaattaatttttctcCAGATAACACTGAAATTTCACATccataaaaacccaaaaattatTCACATCTAATAAACTTCTCTCATACaaatttcaaaacaaacccacaaaaattcAATAACTTAAATAGTAAATCCAGTAGTTTTTTTGCTCAAAAGTCAAAACAACACTTGGATAAGGTAGTGAGCCAAAAAATATAGATTTCTTCAAATTCAATAGATTTTCAACTAACTaaagatttaaaaaagaaaaaaaagttattgAAGAAATGAGCTTTAAAAGAAAGCAATTAGCAATAGGTTAAACACTGTTTTATAGCAAAAGGAATTGCTTGTCAATTACCCACAAACCATAtagcaaaaaaacaaaaatttaaaggttttaaaaagATTATATTCATGGAAGGGGAAGTAGAACGAGCGAGGAAGAGTGTCATGgctttttaaataaattcctAAGACTTTGTAAAGaaagtttttgaaaaaatgacttctaacaaacatttttttttttttttgtttatggcCGGAAAATTCAAATGCTAtgttgtgaaaaaaaaatttataaagatACCACTCACATTTTCACAAAATATTTTACTACCatatgaaatttttaaaataatcgaAACCCAAGATTTTTCATCTAGCATAAGAATAAGATAaaccaaatttatatataaaggCAACAACTTGGTAGGGAAAAATATATAggaatttcttacatatgaaaACTACTTTTACATTAATCTATTCCCGAGTTCTTTATTAAGATCGCGTCACCATGAAACAATTTCAACTAAATTAGCCCAAACTATTTTAGAAAACTGCTTTCTGTAtaaatatgaatttaaattttatttttttaaaatgtttttaatattaataagctACTTAGATGGGCTCGTATCATGGGTGGAACGGTTCAGAAAACTCATCTTGGTGAAATTTCTGATAAAAAAACATTACTTGTCTGAAACGTGTGAGACGTATTAAGAACTGATCCAGAAACCTAAGATGAGGAGCAACTAATAACCATAGATTAAACGAAAGGCCAAAACCAATTTGGAAGCGTTACAATCTTGGATAAGGAAATTGAAATGGAAACTACAATTCACCACTAATTTATTCATTTCCCCAACCTTCAAAGTTCATATCTTTACTTCTTCCTTTGTCTTTCTCTCAGTTTAACCCAGAAGATGCGGAACACTTCAGAAGCTAATCAACGAATTGCAAAAATTGCAGCTCATCTTAATCCTCCTAATTTGcaggttttatgggttttttttctcttttttcttgtGATCTGTGTGATTAtatgaaaaatttaatgataagaattgttgttgtgattgaAATAGATGGAGGGTAATTCGAGTTTTGGGAGGATGAATTGCAGAGCAAAAGGGGCAGCACTTGGGTTCAAAGTGGCAATTCTTGGTGCAGCTGGAGGAATTGGTCAACCCCTTTCTATGTTAATGAAGATGAACCCACATGTTTCTGTTCTTCACTTATATGATGTTGTTAATACTCCTGGTGTTACTGCTGATATCAGTCATATGGATACTGGTGCTGTGgtatgttttttgtttttgttcattTCTTTTTGCATTTCAATTTTCAACTTGTCTATTGAAGCATTTGatattgattattaatatttgttAATCACCTGGTATTAGGTTTTAGGAAAGGGTTTAATTGGGGGACGAAAATCACCTTGTGGTTGAGTTTTGGAGCTGAATTCTTGATGGGTtatgttgggatggtttatttcaatcgatgaattaaagatggtgtgcacactttccTTCCtcccattgtcatatggttttgggatggtatctcCTCGTGTTTTCTCGATTATTTGTCAAAATTCACGATAAGTCCAGTTCAACTTAACAGGTTACTGTTGGATTGAGTAATTAGTAGTATTACTAAAGCAAAGATTGTAGAGTTATTATACTTTTAGAGGTTATTAATGTATGTGGAGACTGTATTACTGAATTAGGTGCATTTACAGCCTTAAAGTTGGTTATTTGATTTTGAACTTTCTGCAAATTTTTACAATAGTTTGAATTGATGAGTCAGTTCATAACAAATAATAGCAGAAAGCGATAAGATCAACTATCTGGTTGATGAGTGGTGGCTAGGCAGGTATGGCATAGAGGAGTTGTGCTGCTTAGAGGAAATAGTGAATCATATGATATGTGGATTTTAGTGTTAGATTATATACCATATTCtggggctctgatac from Amaranthus tricolor cultivar Red isolate AtriRed21 chromosome 3, ASM2621246v1, whole genome shotgun sequence includes:
- the LOC130808193 gene encoding GDSL esterase/lipase At2g23540 codes for the protein MAFCDGDNFRGLNMILSLIIIVIISMVRKSTADDNLLGASFIFGDSLVDAGNNNYLNTLSKADMTPNGIDFKASGGNPTGRFTNGRTIGDIVGEELGIPNYAIPFLAPNATGKAIFYGVNYASGGGGILNATGRIFVNRLGMDIQVDYFNITRKEFDKLLGASKAREYIQKKSIFSVTVGSNDFLNNYLLPFLSIGARITSNPDTFTDDMISHLRNQLTRMYELDARKFVVGNVGPIGCIPYQKTINQLNENECVDLADKLARQYNAKLKDLLTQLGENLPGSTFIYANVYDLVMELITNYKNYGFNTASKACCGNGGQYAGIIPCGPTSSLCEDRDKHVFWDPYHPSEAANVLLAKQLVDGDTKYISPMNLRQLKSL